Proteins from a genomic interval of Paenibacillus lentus:
- a CDS encoding cache domain-containing sensor histidine kinase — translation MSLRRKLSIMMLVSILIPLLFLGSFAFITSSRVTEEKTKLSGIETLRQMDGNLKFIIQDVENISLFLISQSDVQQYLSAANEDEKVKSRIVGMMMNLASSKSYIADISIVSRKFPDTMSTATLYESDLPNQVNIRKVTDKMWTGVYQVKDYSGLKNVITFIRPLRSTHNYSDLGWLAISIDEKAISQYWSQPKLGEGSGQVALLNEHGHILSATEKGWLSKPLDELYPKVIDQFSASLYGSTTYGEGASKQTILHFREPSVGWMLIGFIPYEQYSAQNRYILQLTIAAVALAVMISVGLILFVVQRVMNPLRLLTRLLAKIDPEAPLPLFPADSGDEIGKLGASYNMLGRHIEKLKAELIRNEARKKEADILALQAQINPHFLYNTLSSIHWIALMADEKRIAGMVEALSDFLRISLNQGKEFYPVRQEMAHIQNYAQVQAIRFPDKFNIDFIIDENLQNKYMLKLLLQPLVENALIHGIQKKEGIGTITVYLEQKGNVMSFLVLDDGIGMTEERLAAVRANLQPNGEQAEARLTTLASYGLRNVNERLILHYGSDARLQIESKLHVGTRVSFSIPILEEYDENHDS, via the coding sequence ATGTCTTTACGGCGAAAACTTTCAATTATGATGCTGGTTTCCATCCTGATCCCTCTGCTATTTCTAGGTTCCTTCGCATTCATTACCTCATCAAGGGTAACGGAAGAGAAGACGAAGCTGTCAGGTATTGAGACCTTAAGACAAATGGACGGGAATCTTAAATTCATTATTCAGGACGTTGAGAACATCTCGCTGTTTCTGATCAGCCAAAGCGATGTGCAGCAGTATCTAAGCGCCGCGAACGAGGATGAGAAGGTAAAGTCGCGAATTGTAGGCATGATGATGAACCTGGCCAGCTCGAAAAGCTATATTGCTGATATTTCGATCGTTTCAAGAAAATTCCCGGATACGATGTCCACGGCGACGCTGTATGAATCCGATTTGCCCAATCAGGTTAATATTCGCAAGGTAACGGATAAGATGTGGACCGGCGTGTATCAGGTCAAGGACTATTCAGGTCTTAAAAATGTCATTACCTTTATTCGCCCACTGCGCAGTACGCATAATTACAGCGATCTCGGCTGGCTGGCGATCAGTATCGACGAGAAGGCGATATCGCAATATTGGTCGCAGCCTAAACTGGGGGAAGGGAGCGGACAGGTCGCACTTCTCAATGAGCATGGGCATATTTTGTCGGCGACTGAGAAGGGTTGGCTGTCGAAACCGCTGGATGAGCTGTATCCCAAGGTTATTGACCAGTTTAGTGCCAGCCTTTACGGGAGCACAACCTACGGCGAGGGAGCGAGTAAGCAGACAATATTGCATTTTCGCGAGCCCAGCGTCGGCTGGATGCTGATCGGTTTTATTCCTTACGAGCAGTACAGTGCCCAAAATCGCTACATTTTGCAGTTAACGATCGCGGCTGTAGCGCTCGCAGTTATGATCAGCGTTGGCTTGATTCTGTTTGTCGTCCAGCGTGTAATGAATCCGCTACGGCTATTGACCCGCTTGCTGGCTAAGATTGACCCGGAAGCTCCGCTTCCACTGTTCCCGGCGGATTCGGGCGATGAAATCGGCAAGCTGGGAGCGAGCTACAACATGCTTGGCAGACATATCGAGAAGCTGAAAGCGGAGCTGATCCGAAATGAGGCGAGGAAAAAGGAGGCCGATATTCTGGCGCTGCAAGCCCAGATTAACCCGCATTTTTTGTATAACACCTTGTCCTCGATTCACTGGATTGCGCTCATGGCCGATGAGAAGCGCATTGCCGGTATGGTCGAGGCACTGAGCGATTTTTTGAGGATCAGCCTTAACCAAGGCAAGGAGTTTTATCCGGTACGGCAGGAAATGGCCCACATTCAAAATTACGCACAGGTACAGGCGATTCGCTTTCCCGACAAATTCAATATCGATTTCATCATCGATGAGAACTTGCAAAACAAATATATGCTGAAGCTGCTGCTGCAGCCTTTAGTGGAAAATGCGCTGATTCACGGTATCCAGAAAAAAGAGGGGATCGGCACGATCACCGTATATTTGGAGCAAAAGGGGAACGTCATGAGCTTCTTGGTATTGGATGACGGCATCGGCATGACCGAGGAGCGGCTGGCAGCGGTTCGGGCTAACTTACAGCCGAATGGAGAACAAGCGGAAGCGCGATTGACAA